A region from the Pogoniulus pusillus isolate bPogPus1 chromosome 13, bPogPus1.pri, whole genome shotgun sequence genome encodes:
- the TFAP4 gene encoding transcription factor AP-4 isoform X2, whose amino-acid sequence MEYFMVPAQKVPSLQHFRKSEKEVIGGLCSLANIPLTPETQRDQERRIRREIANSNERRRMQSINAGFQSLKTLIPHTDGEKLSKAAILQQTAEYIFSLEQEKTRLLQQNTQLKRFIQEFSGSSPKRRRAEDKDEGIGSPDIWEDEKAEDLRREMIELRQQLDKERSVRMMLEEQVRSLEAHMYPEKLKVIAQQVQLQQQQEQVRLLHQEKLEREQQIRTQLLPSHAPPAPTHHPTVIVPAPPPSHHVTVVTMGPSSVINTVSTSRQNLDTIVQAIQHIEGTQEKQLQEEEQRRAVIVTPARACPEPSASDTASDTEGNDSDSMDQSKEEPSGDRELP is encoded by the exons ATGGAGTACTTCATGGTGCCGGCGCAGAAGGTGCCGTCGCTGCAGCACTTCAGGAAATCCGAGAAGGAGGTCATCGGCGGGCTCTGCAG CTTGGCCAACATCCCATTGACTCCTGAGACTCAACGGGACCAGGAGCGGCGAATACGGAGGGAAATTGCCAACAGCAACGAGAGACGGCGGATGCAGAGCATCAATGCTGGCTTCCAGTCTCTGAAAACCCTCATCCCACACACGGATGGGGAGAAGCTCAGCAAG GCAGCCATCCTCCAGCAGACGGCTGAGTACATCTTCTccctggagcaggagaagacTCGGCTACTGCAACAGAACACTCAGCTCAAGCGGTTCATCCAG GAGTTCAGCGGCTCCTCCCCAAAACGGCGACGAGCAGAGGACAAGGATGAGGGGATTGGCTCGCCGGACATCTGGGAGGACGAGAAGGCTGAGGATCTGCGCCGGGAGATGATCGAGCTCCGACAGCAGCTGGACAAGGAGCGCTCGGTCCGCAtgatgctggaggagcag GTTCGCTCTCTGGAGGCCCACATGTACCCTGAGAAGCTGAAGGTCATTGCTCAGCaagtgcagctccagcagcagcaggagcaggtgaggttgctgcaccaggagaagctAGAGCGTGAGCAGCAGATCCGAACCCAG ctcctgccatcacatgctcccccagcacccacccaccACCCCACCGTGATCGTTCCAGCGCCGCCTCCCTCCCATCACGTCACCGTGGTCACCATGGGCCCGTCCTCAGTCATCAACACAGTCTCCACGTCCCGGCAAAACCTGGACACCATCGTTCAG GCGATCCAACACATCGAGGGGAcgcaggagaagcagctgcaggaagaggagcagagacGTGCGGTCATCGTGACGCCTGCGCGGGCCTGCCCCGAGCCCTCCGCCTCCGACACCGCCTCCGACACCGAGGGCAACGACAGTGACTCCATGGACCAGAGCAAAGAAGAGCCCTCGGGGGACAGGGAGCTGCCCTGA
- the TFAP4 gene encoding transcription factor AP-4 isoform X1: MAPALQGFLPVTGLWKSSWGRLQEVCRRGSSLFLFPCLANIPLTPETQRDQERRIRREIANSNERRRMQSINAGFQSLKTLIPHTDGEKLSKAAILQQTAEYIFSLEQEKTRLLQQNTQLKRFIQEFSGSSPKRRRAEDKDEGIGSPDIWEDEKAEDLRREMIELRQQLDKERSVRMMLEEQVRSLEAHMYPEKLKVIAQQVQLQQQQEQVRLLHQEKLEREQQIRTQLLPSHAPPAPTHHPTVIVPAPPPSHHVTVVTMGPSSVINTVSTSRQNLDTIVQAIQHIEGTQEKQLQEEEQRRAVIVTPARACPEPSASDTASDTEGNDSDSMDQSKEEPSGDRELP; the protein is encoded by the exons ATGGCACCAGCACTTCAGGGGTTTCTTCCTGTGACAGGGCTCTG gaagagcagctggggcaggttgcAGGAGGTCTGCCGGCGAGGAAGCAgcctcttcctctttccctg CTTGGCCAACATCCCATTGACTCCTGAGACTCAACGGGACCAGGAGCGGCGAATACGGAGGGAAATTGCCAACAGCAACGAGAGACGGCGGATGCAGAGCATCAATGCTGGCTTCCAGTCTCTGAAAACCCTCATCCCACACACGGATGGGGAGAAGCTCAGCAAG GCAGCCATCCTCCAGCAGACGGCTGAGTACATCTTCTccctggagcaggagaagacTCGGCTACTGCAACAGAACACTCAGCTCAAGCGGTTCATCCAG GAGTTCAGCGGCTCCTCCCCAAAACGGCGACGAGCAGAGGACAAGGATGAGGGGATTGGCTCGCCGGACATCTGGGAGGACGAGAAGGCTGAGGATCTGCGCCGGGAGATGATCGAGCTCCGACAGCAGCTGGACAAGGAGCGCTCGGTCCGCAtgatgctggaggagcag GTTCGCTCTCTGGAGGCCCACATGTACCCTGAGAAGCTGAAGGTCATTGCTCAGCaagtgcagctccagcagcagcaggagcaggtgaggttgctgcaccaggagaagctAGAGCGTGAGCAGCAGATCCGAACCCAG ctcctgccatcacatgctcccccagcacccacccaccACCCCACCGTGATCGTTCCAGCGCCGCCTCCCTCCCATCACGTCACCGTGGTCACCATGGGCCCGTCCTCAGTCATCAACACAGTCTCCACGTCCCGGCAAAACCTGGACACCATCGTTCAG GCGATCCAACACATCGAGGGGAcgcaggagaagcagctgcaggaagaggagcagagacGTGCGGTCATCGTGACGCCTGCGCGGGCCTGCCCCGAGCCCTCCGCCTCCGACACCGCCTCCGACACCGAGGGCAACGACAGTGACTCCATGGACCAGAGCAAAGAAGAGCCCTCGGGGGACAGGGAGCTGCCCTGA
- the TFAP4 gene encoding transcription factor AP-4 isoform X3, whose product MAPALQGFLPVTGLCLANIPLTPETQRDQERRIRREIANSNERRRMQSINAGFQSLKTLIPHTDGEKLSKAAILQQTAEYIFSLEQEKTRLLQQNTQLKRFIQEFSGSSPKRRRAEDKDEGIGSPDIWEDEKAEDLRREMIELRQQLDKERSVRMMLEEQVRSLEAHMYPEKLKVIAQQVQLQQQQEQVRLLHQEKLEREQQIRTQLLPSHAPPAPTHHPTVIVPAPPPSHHVTVVTMGPSSVINTVSTSRQNLDTIVQAIQHIEGTQEKQLQEEEQRRAVIVTPARACPEPSASDTASDTEGNDSDSMDQSKEEPSGDRELP is encoded by the exons ATGGCACCAGCACTTCAGGGGTTTCTTCCTGTGACAGGGCTCTG CTTGGCCAACATCCCATTGACTCCTGAGACTCAACGGGACCAGGAGCGGCGAATACGGAGGGAAATTGCCAACAGCAACGAGAGACGGCGGATGCAGAGCATCAATGCTGGCTTCCAGTCTCTGAAAACCCTCATCCCACACACGGATGGGGAGAAGCTCAGCAAG GCAGCCATCCTCCAGCAGACGGCTGAGTACATCTTCTccctggagcaggagaagacTCGGCTACTGCAACAGAACACTCAGCTCAAGCGGTTCATCCAG GAGTTCAGCGGCTCCTCCCCAAAACGGCGACGAGCAGAGGACAAGGATGAGGGGATTGGCTCGCCGGACATCTGGGAGGACGAGAAGGCTGAGGATCTGCGCCGGGAGATGATCGAGCTCCGACAGCAGCTGGACAAGGAGCGCTCGGTCCGCAtgatgctggaggagcag GTTCGCTCTCTGGAGGCCCACATGTACCCTGAGAAGCTGAAGGTCATTGCTCAGCaagtgcagctccagcagcagcaggagcaggtgaggttgctgcaccaggagaagctAGAGCGTGAGCAGCAGATCCGAACCCAG ctcctgccatcacatgctcccccagcacccacccaccACCCCACCGTGATCGTTCCAGCGCCGCCTCCCTCCCATCACGTCACCGTGGTCACCATGGGCCCGTCCTCAGTCATCAACACAGTCTCCACGTCCCGGCAAAACCTGGACACCATCGTTCAG GCGATCCAACACATCGAGGGGAcgcaggagaagcagctgcaggaagaggagcagagacGTGCGGTCATCGTGACGCCTGCGCGGGCCTGCCCCGAGCCCTCCGCCTCCGACACCGCCTCCGACACCGAGGGCAACGACAGTGACTCCATGGACCAGAGCAAAGAAGAGCCCTCGGGGGACAGGGAGCTGCCCTGA